In Parasegetibacter sp. NRK P23, a single genomic region encodes these proteins:
- a CDS encoding pyridoxamine 5'-phosphate oxidase family protein, whose product MFGTLAPQEIETLLEQQLIGRVGCHYEGITYVVPISYVYSDGCIYGHTREGMKLNFMRNSPSVCFQVDDTRNLDNWKSAICWGNFEEISNETERSEAIEKLLGRVLPVVSSETMHISPQWPFPPKSNEQIGGIVFRIRLTRKSGRFERSSGNAYFAT is encoded by the coding sequence ATGTTTGGAACACTCGCGCCCCAAGAAATAGAAACTTTGCTGGAACAACAGCTGATCGGCCGTGTTGGCTGTCATTATGAAGGCATTACCTATGTGGTCCCCATCAGCTATGTTTATTCCGATGGTTGTATTTACGGGCATACCAGGGAAGGCATGAAGCTGAACTTCATGCGCAACAGTCCTTCCGTATGCTTCCAGGTGGATGACACCCGCAACCTCGACAATTGGAAAAGCGCCATCTGCTGGGGAAATTTTGAAGAGATATCCAATGAAACGGAAAGAAGTGAAGCCATTGAAAAGCTGTTGGGCCGTGTATTACCAGTGGTAAGCAGCGAGACCATGCACATTTCTCCTCAATGGCCCTTCCCGCCCAAATCGAACGAACAAATCGGTGGTATTGTTTTCAGGATCCGGCTCACCCGTAAATCAGGACGTTTCGAAAGGAGCAGTGGCAACGCTTACTTCGCGACCTGA
- a CDS encoding zinc-dependent metalloprotease has product MLQRFAFVCFVCVAFCLPVYAQAPVQGAGGDTTAKPVVAKLRPYDKVITASAISKYGLFGVHEVDGRWFFEIPDSLMGRDMLAVTRYTATPQGGRVYGGEEVNRQSIFFEKTKHNKILLRVRVYTQDVKDSSQAIAAAVRNSDVMPIVFAFDVKAENKAGNASVIDVTDFFRKESQVVSFPNELKTEKKLNAFADDKSFLDNINVFPINVEVNTTKTYAAANGVFPAAGTGFVTLQLNTSIVLLPKVPMRKRFFDERVGFFAESFTLFDDEAQRVEKSYFIQRYRLEPKEEDMEKYKKGFLVEPKKKITYYIDPATPRKWVPYLIAGVNDWNVAFEQAGFRNAIEAKEWPATDSTMSLEDARFSVIRYYASDIPNAYGPRITDPRSGEIIESHVGWYHNIMQLLQGWYMVQVAAVDPRARKMVLDDELMGELVRFVSSHEIGHTIGLRHNMGASSATPVEKLRDKAWVEKNGHTVSIMDYARFNYVAQPEDSIGTKGIYPRIGSYDKWAIEWGYRYFPGTKDAFAEKKMLQKMIVDTLAAHPELWFGGEGKTIDPRSQTEDLGDDPVKASTYGIMNLKRIVPHLLEWTAEEGDMYNHLQQMYVNVGRQFSRYLYHVNKNLNGVYITQKSTEQPGAVYVQVPADRLRASIAFFGEQVLTPPLWYYDSAILSKLNIDPAKEIYTLQNQFLNILLNQNMMANLLDKSAVTSDVYPLNEYLNDLKKYCWKPLSGNTFETMLQRTLERSYVERLSQIAIGKKVQELGTSTQADRSDVRLYVRQHLSALQKAIKRMKTKGEINELHRKEMIRLIASVLSFRHS; this is encoded by the coding sequence ATGTTGCAACGTTTTGCATTTGTATGTTTTGTGTGTGTCGCGTTTTGTTTGCCGGTATATGCCCAGGCTCCCGTACAGGGGGCCGGGGGCGATACCACCGCTAAACCTGTGGTGGCTAAACTGCGCCCTTACGATAAGGTCATTACCGCATCGGCAATTTCAAAATATGGCCTGTTCGGCGTGCATGAAGTGGATGGCAGGTGGTTTTTCGAAATCCCGGATTCGCTGATGGGACGTGATATGCTGGCCGTGACCCGTTACACCGCCACGCCGCAGGGGGGAAGAGTATATGGAGGAGAAGAAGTGAACCGGCAAAGCATTTTTTTCGAAAAAACAAAACACAACAAAATATTGCTCCGCGTACGTGTGTACACACAGGATGTAAAGGATTCCTCTCAGGCCATCGCGGCGGCCGTGCGCAACAGCGATGTAATGCCCATCGTATTCGCCTTCGATGTAAAGGCGGAGAACAAAGCCGGAAACGCCAGCGTGATCGATGTAACGGATTTCTTCCGGAAAGAAAGTCAGGTGGTTTCTTTCCCCAATGAACTGAAAACGGAAAAGAAACTGAATGCTTTCGCGGACGATAAATCTTTCCTCGACAACATCAACGTGTTCCCGATCAACGTAGAGGTGAATACCACCAAAACCTACGCGGCCGCCAATGGTGTGTTTCCCGCGGCCGGAACAGGCTTCGTTACCCTGCAACTGAATACTTCTATCGTATTGCTCCCCAAAGTGCCGATGCGCAAAAGGTTCTTCGATGAAAGAGTGGGCTTCTTCGCCGAAAGCTTTACCCTGTTCGACGATGAGGCGCAGCGTGTGGAGAAATCCTATTTCATTCAACGGTACAGGCTGGAGCCGAAAGAGGAGGACATGGAGAAGTACAAAAAGGGTTTCCTGGTGGAACCGAAGAAAAAGATCACTTACTATATTGATCCCGCCACACCACGAAAATGGGTGCCTTACCTGATCGCCGGGGTGAACGACTGGAACGTGGCTTTTGAACAGGCCGGTTTCCGCAATGCCATTGAAGCGAAAGAATGGCCCGCGACTGATAGCACCATGAGCCTGGAAGACGCGCGCTTCTCTGTGATACGCTATTATGCTTCAGATATTCCCAATGCCTATGGTCCGCGCATTACCGACCCCAGGAGCGGAGAGATCATCGAAAGCCATGTGGGCTGGTACCACAACATCATGCAATTGTTGCAGGGTTGGTATATGGTGCAGGTGGCCGCCGTGGATCCCCGTGCCAGGAAAATGGTGCTGGACGATGAGCTGATGGGAGAACTCGTGCGTTTTGTGTCGTCGCACGAAATTGGTCATACCATAGGATTGCGGCACAATATGGGCGCCAGCAGCGCCACGCCGGTGGAGAAACTCCGCGATAAGGCCTGGGTGGAAAAGAACGGGCACACCGTTTCCATCATGGATTACGCGCGTTTCAACTACGTGGCGCAACCTGAAGACAGTATCGGAACAAAAGGCATCTATCCGCGGATCGGCAGCTACGACAAATGGGCCATCGAATGGGGCTACCGGTATTTCCCCGGAACAAAGGATGCATTCGCGGAGAAAAAGATGTTGCAGAAAATGATTGTGGATACACTGGCCGCACACCCCGAATTGTGGTTCGGCGGAGAAGGCAAAACGATTGATCCGCGCAGTCAGACCGAAGACCTGGGCGATGATCCCGTAAAGGCCAGCACCTATGGCATCATGAACCTGAAAAGAATTGTTCCGCACCTCCTGGAATGGACCGCGGAAGAGGGGGATATGTACAACCACCTGCAGCAAATGTATGTGAACGTGGGCAGGCAGTTCTCCCGTTACCTGTACCATGTGAACAAGAACCTCAACGGTGTGTACATCACACAAAAAAGTACCGAACAGCCCGGAGCCGTTTATGTACAGGTGCCCGCTGATCGTTTGCGCGCCAGCATCGCGTTCTTCGGAGAACAGGTACTTACACCACCATTATGGTATTACGACAGTGCCATCCTCAGCAAGTTGAACATCGACCCCGCCAAGGAAATATACACCCTTCAAAACCAGTTCCTCAATATCCTCCTGAACCAGAACATGATGGCGAACCTGCTCGATAAGTCCGCCGTTACTTCAGATGTGTATCCATTGAATGAATACCTGAACGACCTGAAGAAGTATTGCTGGAAACCACTGTCTGGTAACACCTTTGAAACTATGTTACAGCGCACACTGGAACGTTCTTACGTGGAGCGGCTCTCGCAGATCGCCATCGGCAAAAAAGTACAGGAACTGGGCACCAGCACGCAGGCCGACAGAAGCGATGTGCGCCTCTATGTACGCCAGCACCTTTCCGCTTTGCAGAAAGCAATAAAAAGAATGAAAACTAAAGGCGAAATCAATGAGCTGCACCGCAAAGAAATGATAAGGCTGATCGCTTCGGTGCTTTCGTTCCGCCATTCCTGA
- a CDS encoding SusC/RagA family TonB-linked outer membrane protein: MRFTAFFLFAFSMHICASGVSQQISYRARQVALEKLFPVIKQQTGYLVLYNPDLLAAKPLVSVEASNMPLKSFLDQAFKGTGLTYFIENKTIFIKKGTLSSAPNEVEAKEVPLVKGTITTHEGQPLASVSIRVKGTDKGTLTNEQGSFSLKNVPENGTLVISSIGYESIEIPVSRAMGGVKGGTRGLMYAAVEDEQLNIVVCLTQSAVLFDDVSVTSDGFRTMPLERTTGASSKVTNEQLNAHLNTNLAAALEGKVAGLSFYKNSLQLRGTATFSSLNVGTTPLLVIDGLPTEGDISQINPYDIESVTVLKDAAASSIYGARSANGVIVITTKQASKGKTTISFNVDRFITERPDLSKMHYASTSDLIDYETAVYNRELRRTGSATALFNAYGNFRNGTIRYYSPLYALFRKEAAGQISKTELDNTINSWRNNDYMQEYHDEVWQNEVRQRYNVSLSSGSEKASTYFSLNFDQNDARIKYNTSENLNLYLKSSFHSKKAFTATFGVNTQYSKYVSTATDLNDYTIQERYARILDENGNKVYSPYVNLSDGFSSGGGMNSAVADTILTKSVLKPVYFNVLDELQNGRTTTKGLNIRAFADFNVKLPLGFKYNLKFQVERESAQQENYIGPDAYKMRYLHNVMTSYDAAANRYTNNVPNGGRYYQFATSRSNYTFRNQLDYDRSFDIGGRSNDFSALAAFEMRESFVPRANGELRYGYDPVTLTSQLIDWERLSQTGVSSYLYNGNKTISYLPGRVQTETKHRFVSVMGNFGYTFDGRFSLTGSFRIDQADLFGTDPKYRYRPMWSTGLAWNASKDPLLNNIDWLSYLKVRMTYGVNGNVDQTSSALITAALRNDNLFPALQYLVPTLPNPKLRWEKSETVNTGFDFGVWKNKLTGSLELYYKYSSDLLTQMDLDPTVGATSQTVNNGAMSNRGVELSLRSTWFEKGKWALSSSVTAAYNKNKIERVDRLINQAFNFISAPSNYFEVSTPYNTVYAYRFLEMVNGYPTFLNEKDASNVTFNTEGNIATVAQITSPDAIVKLGSLIPVWNGSFQQSVRYGNLQLSALFAFYAGHKLRRDVPSISGFTQNTTHINDRYTNTNTTTSLPRLELDYPDIAASSSHASTLSTLYRYADVHVADASSVRLRNISLSYALPTGYSGWLRTNSVKITAQVNNLWLWSAAGDDIDPETYSLNGGTRSLPTPKSFLVGVQIGF; encoded by the coding sequence ATGCGATTCACAGCATTTTTTCTTTTCGCTTTCAGTATGCACATCTGTGCATCGGGCGTTTCACAACAAATCAGTTACCGGGCCCGCCAGGTGGCGCTGGAAAAACTGTTCCCCGTCATCAAACAACAAACGGGTTATCTCGTACTGTATAATCCTGATCTGCTGGCGGCGAAGCCGCTGGTGTCGGTAGAGGCCAGTAATATGCCGCTGAAAAGCTTTCTGGATCAGGCTTTCAAAGGAACGGGCCTCACTTATTTTATTGAGAATAAAACCATTTTCATCAAGAAAGGAACTTTGTCTTCTGCTCCAAACGAAGTGGAAGCCAAAGAGGTGCCATTGGTAAAGGGCACCATCACCACCCACGAAGGGCAGCCACTCGCGAGTGTGTCCATCCGCGTGAAAGGCACCGATAAAGGAACGCTTACCAACGAGCAGGGGAGCTTTTCCCTGAAGAATGTGCCGGAAAATGGTACGCTCGTGATTTCTTCCATCGGGTACGAATCCATCGAAATACCGGTCTCCCGCGCCATGGGTGGAGTGAAAGGCGGTACCCGTGGATTGATGTACGCCGCGGTGGAAGATGAGCAGTTGAATATAGTGGTTTGTCTTACGCAGTCCGCCGTATTATTTGATGATGTTTCCGTTACTTCCGATGGTTTCCGCACCATGCCCCTGGAAAGAACCACGGGCGCATCTTCCAAAGTAACGAACGAGCAACTGAACGCCCACCTCAATACCAACCTGGCCGCGGCTTTGGAAGGGAAAGTGGCCGGACTGAGTTTCTATAAAAATTCGCTTCAACTCCGTGGTACAGCTACGTTTTCCTCGCTCAATGTAGGCACCACGCCACTGCTTGTAATTGACGGACTGCCCACGGAAGGTGATATCAGTCAGATCAATCCTTACGATATTGAATCGGTGACCGTGCTCAAAGATGCGGCCGCTTCTTCCATCTACGGTGCACGTTCGGCCAATGGCGTGATCGTGATCACCACCAAACAGGCTTCCAAAGGAAAGACGACCATTTCCTTTAACGTGGACCGCTTCATTACCGAACGCCCCGATCTTTCCAAAATGCACTACGCATCCACCAGCGACCTGATCGATTATGAAACCGCTGTGTACAACCGGGAGCTGCGTCGTACAGGAAGTGCAACCGCTTTGTTCAACGCGTATGGCAATTTCAGGAATGGCACCATCCGCTACTACTCTCCGCTGTACGCGCTCTTCCGGAAAGAAGCCGCGGGACAAATATCCAAAACGGAACTGGACAACACCATCAACAGCTGGCGGAACAACGATTACATGCAGGAATACCACGATGAGGTATGGCAGAATGAAGTACGCCAGCGCTATAATGTTTCGCTGAGCTCAGGGTCCGAAAAAGCGAGTACTTACTTCTCGCTCAATTTCGACCAGAATGATGCGCGCATCAAATACAATACTTCCGAAAACCTGAACCTCTACCTGAAATCGAGTTTCCACAGCAAAAAGGCTTTCACCGCCACCTTTGGCGTGAATACACAGTATTCGAAGTATGTATCTACGGCAACCGACCTCAACGATTACACCATTCAGGAAAGGTACGCCCGCATTTTAGATGAGAACGGCAATAAAGTGTATTCGCCCTATGTGAACCTCAGCGATGGATTCAGCTCCGGTGGCGGCATGAACAGTGCCGTGGCCGATACCATTCTTACCAAATCGGTGTTGAAGCCGGTTTATTTTAACGTGCTGGATGAATTGCAGAACGGAAGAACCACCACGAAAGGATTGAACATCCGCGCTTTCGCAGACTTTAACGTGAAGCTTCCGCTGGGCTTTAAATACAACCTGAAGTTCCAGGTGGAAAGAGAGTCGGCGCAACAGGAGAATTATATTGGTCCCGATGCGTACAAGATGCGCTACCTGCACAACGTGATGACCAGCTACGATGCTGCCGCCAACCGTTACACGAACAATGTGCCGAATGGCGGAAGGTATTACCAGTTCGCTACTTCCCGTTCCAACTATACTTTCAGGAACCAACTCGATTATGACCGCAGCTTCGATATCGGTGGCAGATCGAATGATTTCAGCGCACTGGCCGCATTTGAAATGAGAGAGTCTTTTGTGCCCCGGGCCAATGGTGAACTCCGTTATGGATACGATCCCGTAACGCTGACCTCGCAGTTGATCGATTGGGAAAGGTTGTCGCAAACCGGCGTATCTTCTTATCTCTACAACGGGAATAAAACCATCAGCTATCTTCCCGGCCGTGTTCAAACGGAAACCAAGCATCGGTTCGTTTCCGTGATGGGCAACTTCGGTTATACCTTTGATGGAAGATTCTCTCTTACAGGAAGTTTCAGGATCGATCAGGCCGACCTCTTCGGAACCGATCCCAAATACCGCTACCGCCCCATGTGGTCCACAGGACTCGCATGGAACGCCTCCAAAGATCCGTTGCTGAACAATATTGACTGGCTGAGTTATCTTAAGGTGCGCATGACCTATGGCGTGAACGGAAACGTGGACCAGACTTCTTCCGCGCTCATCACCGCTGCCTTGCGCAATGATAATCTTTTCCCCGCATTGCAATACCTCGTGCCCACATTGCCCAACCCGAAACTGCGTTGGGAGAAATCTGAAACCGTGAACACCGGGTTTGATTTCGGTGTATGGAAGAATAAACTCACCGGCTCGCTGGAGCTGTATTACAAATACAGTTCGGACCTGCTCACCCAAATGGACCTGGATCCCACCGTGGGCGCTACTTCCCAAACCGTAAACAATGGAGCAATGAGCAACCGGGGCGTGGAACTTTCGTTGCGCTCCACCTGGTTCGAGAAAGGAAAATGGGCGCTGAGTTCCTCCGTTACGGCGGCATACAACAAAAACAAGATTGAAAGAGTGGACAGGTTGATCAACCAGGCGTTCAACTTCATTTCCGCACCATCGAATTATTTTGAAGTGAGCACCCCGTACAACACGGTTTACGCTTACAGGTTCCTGGAAATGGTGAACGGTTATCCTACTTTCCTCAATGAAAAGGATGCTTCCAACGTTACCTTTAATACAGAAGGCAATATCGCGACCGTGGCACAAATCACCAGTCCCGACGCTATTGTGAAACTGGGGTCCCTGATCCCTGTCTGGAACGGGTCTTTCCAGCAAAGTGTTCGTTACGGCAACCTGCAACTGTCGGCGCTGTTCGCATTTTATGCCGGGCACAAACTCCGCAGGGACGTGCCTTCCATCAGCGGATTCACACAGAATACGACACATATCAACGACAGGTACACCAATACCAATACAACTACTTCCCTGCCAAGGCTGGAACTGGATTACCCTGATATCGCGGCGAGCAGTTCACACGCGAGTACATTGAGTACACTGTACCGGTATGCTGATGTGCATGTGGCCGATGCCTCTTCGGTTAGACTGAGGAATATCTCACTTTCCTATGCGCTGCCCACGGGCTATTCAGGCTGGCTGCGCACCAATAGTGTGAAGATCACCGCCCAGGTGAACAACCTTTGGTTGTGGAGTGCCGCCGGTGATGATATTGATCCGGAAACGTATAGTCTGAACGGCGGAACCCGTTCCCTGCCTACACCCAAATCATTCCTGGTAGGAGTGCAGATTGGTTTTTAA
- a CDS encoding RNA polymerase sigma factor → MDQEAYLLTGFRAGEEWAMKQVFDRFFRPLSYFAHNLIGNREEASDIAIHLLQKCWEKRTEIDSTEAIGAYLFTGVRNRCIDYVRQQKVRAGYREELLLTQPTQPVSEPEVTDAFLFKIVAEAIEALPGNGPAILKMSLLEGMDIAEIAEKLAITPNHARVQKSRALAALRPVLLQKGLDTGVYLLLCKLF, encoded by the coding sequence TTGGACCAGGAAGCATATCTATTAACCGGTTTCCGTGCTGGAGAGGAATGGGCCATGAAGCAGGTTTTTGACCGGTTTTTTCGTCCACTCAGCTATTTTGCCCACAACCTCATTGGTAACCGGGAAGAAGCCAGCGATATCGCGATTCATTTGTTGCAGAAATGTTGGGAGAAACGGACGGAAATAGATTCAACCGAAGCCATCGGTGCCTATCTTTTCACCGGTGTGCGGAACCGGTGTATTGATTATGTGCGGCAACAGAAAGTACGCGCCGGCTACCGCGAGGAGTTGTTGCTCACACAGCCCACCCAGCCGGTTTCCGAACCGGAAGTCACAGATGCCTTTCTTTTCAAAATAGTGGCCGAAGCCATCGAAGCCTTACCGGGTAATGGCCCCGCCATATTAAAAATGAGTTTACTGGAAGGAATGGACATCGCCGAGATCGCCGAAAAACTGGCCATCACACCTAATCATGCCCGCGTGCAGAAATCACGTGCACTCGCCGCCTTACGTCCCGTACTGCTTCAGAAAGGACTGGACACCGGCGTTTATCTGCTGCTCTGTAAGCTTTTTTAA
- a CDS encoding FecR family protein, which produces MVMNNERIAELIYKRLSNASLNESEMIELQHWADAAEENAAYLNSVDADREVFLEKLGTMLSFNQEAGWQQFREQNFSSGKAPVKRISVFWKAAAVFVLLAGAAWLFLQKETRDNNSVPDEIAVVNDVAPGMDGAVLTLANGQRMVLDSMPDGNINAPGATGIRLQDGTISYAGNGGNNPSINTLQTPRGRQFHLVLPDGTGAWLNAASSISFPTAFTGNERKVRITGEVYFEVAANKAKPFLVEWAEAKVEVLGTHFNINAYADEPEAITTLVEGKIKMMRGKETVLLKPGQQAVLPTNGTLRLQQGDPEHALAWKNGNFHFAGRTGLEEVMRQVARWYDVEVVYENGVPQQVFAGEMERQLTLKQVVNALNQIGVKVRMDGKKLVVRK; this is translated from the coding sequence ATGGTAATGAACAACGAACGCATTGCGGAATTAATTTATAAACGGCTTTCCAACGCATCGCTGAACGAATCGGAGATGATTGAACTGCAACATTGGGCGGATGCCGCGGAAGAAAATGCGGCCTATCTTAATAGTGTAGATGCCGATCGCGAAGTTTTTCTGGAAAAACTGGGCACTATGCTCTCCTTCAACCAGGAAGCCGGATGGCAGCAGTTCAGGGAACAAAACTTTTCCAGTGGCAAGGCACCTGTTAAAAGAATCTCAGTATTCTGGAAGGCAGCAGCGGTATTTGTATTGCTGGCAGGAGCAGCATGGTTGTTTTTACAGAAAGAAACGCGTGATAACAATTCGGTTCCAGATGAGATCGCTGTGGTAAATGATGTCGCGCCGGGAATGGATGGCGCTGTGCTTACGCTGGCCAACGGGCAGCGCATGGTGCTGGACAGTATGCCGGATGGCAACATCAATGCGCCGGGCGCCACCGGGATTCGTTTGCAGGATGGTACGATTTCCTATGCAGGTAACGGCGGCAACAACCCTTCTATCAATACACTGCAAACCCCCAGAGGACGTCAGTTCCACCTGGTATTGCCTGATGGAACAGGCGCATGGCTCAACGCCGCGTCATCCATCAGTTTCCCCACGGCCTTCACCGGTAACGAAAGAAAAGTGCGCATCACAGGAGAAGTATATTTTGAAGTGGCCGCCAATAAAGCAAAGCCTTTCCTGGTAGAATGGGCGGAGGCGAAAGTAGAGGTGCTGGGCACACATTTCAACATCAACGCCTACGCTGATGAACCGGAGGCGATCACCACACTCGTGGAGGGTAAAATAAAGATGATGCGCGGAAAGGAAACCGTATTGCTGAAACCGGGTCAGCAGGCGGTACTGCCAACGAATGGAACATTACGGCTGCAGCAGGGCGATCCCGAACATGCGCTCGCCTGGAAGAACGGGAACTTCCATTTCGCGGGAAGAACAGGATTGGAAGAAGTGATGCGCCAGGTGGCCCGCTGGTACGATGTGGAAGTGGTATATGAAAACGGCGTTCCGCAACAGGTATTTGCGGGAGAAATGGAAAGGCAACTGACACTGAAGCAAGTGGTGAATGCCTTGAACCAGATAGGCGTGAAGGTGCGGATGGATGGAAAGAAACTGGTGGTGCGCAAATAA
- a CDS encoding PAS domain S-box protein: protein MNMPDHHNAGEFLHLFEMTPDWVCIAAKNGYFIDFNPAVPNTLGYSREELMSRLISDNIHPDDKAITASTRAQLLEGKALLNFQNRYLTKNGEVVWMEWTSVYLPSKEVVFAIAKNITARKRIELEIEARHLQYRQLAVHLKNNMEQDRKFLATELHEGVAQLATALKFDLELMHTQPDGVEKRLEHALVTVNMLVDTIRRTSFLVSPAILDDLGLDATLEWYCREFSQGSGLYCTYAGSYNENLFPKDVQLDLFRICQDAFNCISKHHRATRIKVAIRNKAGKQVLSIEDNGAGFSNGNTSHLLSVHQRAQFIQADYDFSYQEGQGHRMEISLNATG, encoded by the coding sequence ATGAATATGCCCGACCATCACAATGCCGGGGAATTCCTGCATTTGTTCGAAATGACGCCCGACTGGGTTTGTATTGCCGCAAAGAACGGTTACTTCATAGATTTTAATCCCGCCGTCCCGAATACCTTAGGGTATTCAAGGGAGGAGTTGATGAGCAGGCTCATCTCCGACAATATACATCCCGACGACAAAGCGATCACCGCCTCCACCAGGGCCCAACTGCTGGAGGGGAAGGCGCTGCTGAATTTCCAGAACAGGTACCTTACAAAAAACGGGGAGGTGGTTTGGATGGAATGGACCTCCGTTTACCTGCCATCCAAAGAAGTGGTTTTCGCCATCGCCAAAAACATCACGGCCCGCAAGCGGATAGAGTTGGAAATTGAGGCGCGTCACCTCCAATACCGCCAACTGGCCGTTCACCTGAAAAACAATATGGAGCAGGACCGCAAGTTCCTGGCCACGGAACTGCACGAAGGTGTTGCCCAACTGGCTACCGCCCTGAAATTTGACCTGGAATTAATGCATACCCAACCCGATGGCGTTGAAAAGCGGTTGGAACACGCATTGGTTACGGTAAATATGCTGGTGGATACGATCCGACGCACTTCCTTCCTCGTGAGCCCGGCCATCTTGGATGATCTTGGCCTGGATGCCACACTGGAATGGTATTGCAGGGAGTTTTCGCAAGGCAGCGGCCTTTACTGCACTTACGCGGGGTCCTACAACGAAAACCTGTTTCCGAAAGATGTTCAGCTCGACTTGTTCCGCATCTGCCAGGACGCCTTCAACTGCATCAGCAAACACCATCGCGCCACGCGCATTAAAGTGGCCATCCGCAATAAAGCCGGCAAACAGGTACTTTCCATCGAGGACAACGGCGCGGGTTTCAGCAATGGCAATACTTCCCACCTGCTGTCCGTTCACCAGCGCGCGCAATTCATCCAGGCAGATTACGATTTTTCTTACCAGGAAGGACAGGGCCACCGCATGGAGATCAGTTTGAACGCCACAGGCTGA
- a CDS encoding RagB/SusD family nutrient uptake outer membrane protein, translating to MKRNIVYLFLLMTLFSSCKKYLDLVPKGKIVLEEAEDFHKLVSFPNRGYATNQFMYLVDDYWMREAYVIGQTKTTDIFNFTYDSSVSRVVRFTTSSLYNRVYVYINQWNMIIDGVDNSKGPDSLKTLAKAEARIFRAFDHFLLVNTFAKHYNAATAETDGGICIMDKYDLEAKPVKASVAEVYRFVEKDIDESIPHLQVTPADPYHPSLAFAYALKAKVHLFKKEFDKAEAAALKSLEYNNVIFDLVDYAAKGGTAAIKMPAGTNPEILSIMFMTGYTEMNIAYSQNFSPELRNLFGATDARFRLFYNTTNASFLDIGAGTTYWSARHTDYFYPSVGMRTPEVYLMLAECYARRGALDKAMETLNLLRSKRITSPADAVLPTPATEVETVKLIINERRREMVHGFNRFWDLRRFNTEPAYAKTLERRFPIVSTAVPQQTYTLPPGSQLYILPFAQDVLKQNPGLTINTNEALPW from the coding sequence ATGAAAAGAAATATAGTATACCTCTTTTTGCTGATGACGCTTTTTAGCTCCTGCAAAAAATACCTTGACCTGGTGCCGAAAGGAAAGATCGTGCTGGAAGAGGCCGAAGATTTTCACAAACTGGTGTCGTTCCCGAACAGGGGCTACGCTACTAACCAGTTCATGTACCTCGTGGATGATTACTGGATGCGGGAAGCTTACGTAATCGGTCAAACGAAAACGACGGATATTTTCAATTTTACCTACGACTCATCGGTGAGCAGGGTGGTCCGTTTTACGACATCTTCCCTCTACAACCGGGTGTACGTGTACATCAACCAGTGGAACATGATTATTGACGGGGTCGACAACAGTAAAGGCCCTGATTCCCTGAAAACACTCGCTAAGGCGGAAGCCCGCATATTCAGGGCGTTCGATCATTTCCTGCTGGTGAATACTTTCGCGAAGCACTACAACGCGGCCACGGCTGAAACAGATGGCGGCATCTGCATCATGGACAAATACGACCTGGAGGCTAAGCCGGTGAAGGCTTCTGTCGCGGAAGTGTACCGATTTGTTGAAAAGGATATCGACGAGTCCATTCCCCATCTCCAGGTTACACCTGCCGATCCTTACCATCCTTCGCTCGCTTTCGCCTATGCGCTGAAGGCGAAGGTGCACTTGTTTAAGAAAGAGTTTGATAAGGCCGAAGCGGCCGCGCTCAAATCGCTGGAGTACAACAATGTTATTTTCGACCTCGTGGATTATGCGGCGAAAGGTGGAACGGCCGCCATTAAAATGCCCGCGGGCACTAACCCGGAAATCCTGAGCATTATGTTCATGACCGGTTACACCGAGATGAATATCGCGTACAGCCAGAATTTCAGTCCGGAACTCCGGAACCTTTTCGGCGCCACCGATGCGCGTTTCAGGCTTTTTTACAATACCACCAACGCCTCTTTTCTCGACATTGGTGCGGGTACAACATATTGGTCGGCAAGGCATACCGATTATTTCTACCCATCCGTGGGTATGCGCACGCCGGAGGTGTACCTGATGCTGGCGGAATGTTATGCCAGGAGAGGGGCGCTCGATAAAGCCATGGAAACACTGAACCTGCTGCGTTCCAAAAGAATCACAAGCCCTGCGGACGCGGTATTGCCCACCCCGGCTACGGAAGTGGAAACGGTGAAACTCATCATCAACGAGCGCAGGAGGGAAATGGTACACGGCTTTAACCGTTTCTGGGACCTGAGGCGTTTTAATACAGAACCCGCTTACGCCAAAACGCTGGAACGCAGGTTCCCGATCGTAAGTACCGCCGTTCCCCAACAAACCTACACCTTACCGCCGGGGTCCCAACTGTACATATTGCCTTTCGCGCAGGATGTATTGAAGCAGAACCCCGGGCTTACCATCAATACCAACGAAGCACTGCCCTGGTAA